Genomic segment of Rhodohalobacter mucosus:
AATTTCTTCAGAAGACAGGCTTCCTTTCACTTTCCTTCTCATTAACCGTGCTTGACGGAGAATTTCATCAGAAGAAACACGCATCGGCTCAACGGTTCGCTCCAAACAGGCTATAATTTCGCTGTTCATACTTCGATGTTGCGCTTCTGCCTGTTGCTTTAGCTTTTTGTAAAGAGGTTCTGGTATATTTTTAACTGTGATACTTGGCATAACCTTTAAAGTTTCATTATGGTGTAAATTTGAAACTAACTTAAAAGGGATAATATTGCAAGATGGTAAGCCACATAGCGGTTCGGCAATTCTGCTGCGGGTTATTCAAATTAAATGACGAGCAACCAAAATAAACCCGTCAGC
This window contains:
- a CDS encoding FitA-like ribbon-helix-helix domain-containing protein is translated as MPSITVKNIPEPLYKKLKQQAEAQHRSMNSEIIACLERTVEPMRVSSDEILRQARLMRRKVKGSLSSEEIQDAIDQGRP